One region of Chanodichthys erythropterus isolate Z2021 chromosome 19, ASM2448905v1, whole genome shotgun sequence genomic DNA includes:
- the dnai2b gene encoding dynein axonemal intermediate chain 2 yields MEIVYVYTKKRSEFGRQCNFSDRPAELHVDILPDHSLAANFTVRDPCNVTMQCAEEMSEHEVNTVRFESESRGINHVEGGWPKDLNPEDMEATIRYRKKVEKDEHYQNTILQIAGLMEHCSKQNNATDIYQDFFDDEDEEEAEESEEEPSAKTINVFRDPNEVKRTATSLSWHPDGNHKLAVAYSSLEFQKAPNDMSFDSYIWDIENHNKPEMTLKPVCPLVCLEYNPKDSHILVGGSYNGQIAYWDTRKGSQPVEMSTIEHSHRDPVYKVIWLQSKTGMDIFSASTDGQVLWWDIRKMSEPTERLVLDPSKKGNLDNALGAISLEFETTMPTKFMVGTEQGPVVSCNRKAKTPAEKIVCTYSGHHGPIYALQRNPFFPKNFLTVADWTARIWSEDIKESSIMWTKYHTAHLLDGCWSPVRPAVFFTVKTDGTLDAWDILFKQNDPTLSLKVCDEALYSVRVQDNGRFLGCGSQLGTTTLLEISSGLYKLQKNEKALVSEMFERETKREKILEARHREMRLKERSRSEQSREDEAKDAYGEESTEELVARAERDFFDMLKAEMEKERNEEKERDKEKGVCEEKDFQEEYETNGVASFTRKEISL; encoded by the exons ATGGAGATTGTGTACGTGTACACAAAAAAGCGCAGCGAGTTTGGCCGCCAGTGTAACTTTTCAGACCGTCCGGCTGAGCTGCATGTGGACATTCTGCCTGACCATTCCCTCGCTGCAAACTTCACAGTGAGAGATCCATGTAATGTGACCATGCAATGCGCTGAGGAGATGTCAGAGCATGAG GTGAACACAGTGCGCTTTGAATCAGAATCACGAGGAATAAACCATGTGGAAGGAGGGTGGCCGAAAGATCTCAATCCAGAAGACATGGAGGCGACCATCCGCTACAGGAAGAAAGTAGAGAAGGATGAACACTATCAGAACACGATTTTGCAGATTGCTGGT CTTATGGAACACTGTAGCAAGCAGAACAACGCTACTGACATCTACCAGGATTTTTTTGATGATGAGGATGAGGAAGAGGCGGAGGAATCAGAGGAAGAGCCATCAGCGAAGACGATCAATGTTTTCAG agaCCCGAATGAAGTGAAGCGCACAGCCACCAGTTTGTCCTGGCACCCCGATGGCAACCATAAACTTGCTGTTGCTTATTCTTCCCTGGAGTTTCAGAAAGCACCCAATGACATGAGCTTCGACTCCTACATATGGGACATTG AAAATCACAATAAACCTGAGATGACCCTGAAACCTGTATGTCCACTTGTTTGTCTGGAGTACAACCCAAAAGATTCACACATTCTCGTTGGAGGAAGCTACAATGGACAAATTG CATATTGGGACACGCGTAAAGGCAGCCAGCCAGTAGAGATGTCCACCATCGAACACAGCCATAGGGATCCTGTCTACAAAGTCATCTGGCTGCAGTCGAAGACAGGCATGGACATCTTCTCAGCTTCTACGGATGGTCAG GTGCTGTGGTGGGACATTCGTAAGATGAGTGAGCCCACGGAGAGACTCGTGCTGGACCCCAGTAAGAAGGGGAACCTTGATAATGCCCTCGGTGCAATCTCACTGGAGTTTGAGACCACTATG CCTACTAAGTTCATGGTGGGCACAGAGCAGGGTCCTGTGGTTTCCTGCAATCGCAAAGCAAAAACCCCAGCTGAGAAGATTGTATGCACATACAGCGGACACCATGGTCCCATTTATGCCCTGCAGAGGAACCCATTTTTTCCTAAGAACTTCCTGACCGTGGCTGACTGGACCGCGCGCATCTGGTCAGAGGACATCAAGGAGTCCTCCATTATGTGGACCAA GTATCACACGGCCCATCTGTTAGATGGCTGTTGGAGTCCAGTCAGACCCGCAGTCTTCTTTACAGTAAAGACTGACGGCACCTTGGATGCGTGGGATATCTTATTTAAACAGAATGACCCCACTCTCAGCCTCAAA GTTTGTGATGAAGCCCTGTACAGTGTCCGGGTGCAAGATAATGGCCGTTTCCTGGGCTGTGGCTCTCAGCTGGGAACCACCACACTGCTGGAGATTTCATCAGGACTGTACAAACTGCAGAAGAACGAGAAAGCCCTGGTCTCAGAG ATGTTTGAACGCGAGACCAAGCGGGAGAAGATTCTGGAAGCTCGGCACAGAGAGATGCGTCTGAAGGAACGCAGCCGCTCCGAGCAGAGCCGAGAGGACGAGGCGAAAGATGCATACGGGGAGGAGAGCACAGAGGAGCTGGTGGCCCGTGCAGAGAGGGACTTCTTCGACATGTTAAAGGCTGAGATGGAGAAAGAGAGGAATgaggagaaagaaagagataAG GAGAAAGGCGTGTGTGAAGAGAAAGATTTCCAGGAGGAATATGAAACTAATGGTGTTGCTTCTTTTACAAGAAAAGAAATCTCTCTGTAG